Sequence from the Cuniculiplasma divulgatum genome:
GTTCATGAGAAATGATGGGTCCATTAGATCCTCAATTCTATTCACAAGAGATCTGTTGTACCTGTCATACCTTCTGTCCGAACCGATCCAATATCTTCTTTTGCTTCTATTGCCTTTAGCCGTGATTGGCTTTGGTGTCATACAAACCAATCACTCCCCTGTATTTTATTATACAGGGGAATTATGCAACACACTTTTTTATGTCAAATTATTTATATAGTATAAACATGGAGCAGTGAATGATTCAGATCACCGATCTTACAAAACAGTATTCGCGGAACCAGCCCCCTGTTGTCAGGAATCTCAGTCTGGAGATAAATGATGGTGAAATAATGGGATTTGCCGGTCTGAATGGAGCCGGAAAGACCACAACAATAAGAATCGTCTGCGGTATCATCTTTCCCACTGGCGGAAAGGTTCTGGTCAACGGAAAGGATATCGTCAGGGAAAAAGTTGCTGCATCCAAACACATTGGATGGGTTCCCGAGCTCCCAAACTTCGAACCTACCGGTAAATCAGTCCAGCTTCTGAAATATTATGCAGGCTTCTATGGGATACCGCCAAAGGAGGCCGAGGCAAAGGCAGAAACACTACTAAGGAAGTTCAACATATGGGACGCCCGCAAGAGGCCGCTGAAGGATTATTCACAGGGAATGAAGAAGCGTTTCTCCATAGCTGCTGCCATGATGGGCGACCCCGACAATTTCCTCTTTGACGAGACTCTGAACGGCCTCGACCCGGAAGGAGTGAAGAACATGAGGGACTTTATGCTGTCGCTCAAGAAGGAAGGCAAGGCAGTCTTCCTTTCTTCACACATACTTTCAGAACTGGAAAACGTTGCAGACAGGATTGCAATAATCAAACGGGGAGAGATAGTGAAAGTTGTTGAGAGATCTGAACTCAGCAACCTTGGTGAATTATCAGTGAAAATAGTGCTTCAGAAGGCCGACGACAATGCTGTGTCTTTGCTTCAGCAGTTCGGGAAACCTGAAAACAGCGGCAATGAGATCACACTGCACAGCCTCAATATCCCATCAGATGAGGTGTACAAGGTCTCTGAGGCTCTCTTCAAGGCCGGTTACAGGGTAATTTCCATATCCACAGAGAGCGAAGGGCTTGAGGACTATTTCCTTGAACTTGTGGGGAGTGGGAAATGAGGGACTTCATATACG
This genomic interval carries:
- a CDS encoding ABC transporter ATP-binding protein codes for the protein MIQITDLTKQYSRNQPPVVRNLSLEINDGEIMGFAGLNGAGKTTTIRIVCGIIFPTGGKVLVNGKDIVREKVAASKHIGWVPELPNFEPTGKSVQLLKYYAGFYGIPPKEAEAKAETLLRKFNIWDARKRPLKDYSQGMKKRFSIAAAMMGDPDNFLFDETLNGLDPEGVKNMRDFMLSLKKEGKAVFLSSHILSELENVADRIAIIKRGEIVKVVERSELSNLGELSVKIVLQKADDNAVSLLQQFGKPENSGNEITLHSLNIPSDEVYKVSEALFKAGYRVISISTESEGLEDYFLELVGSGK